One stretch of Arachis hypogaea cultivar Tifrunner chromosome 20, arahy.Tifrunner.gnm2.J5K5, whole genome shotgun sequence DNA includes these proteins:
- the LOC112782816 gene encoding pentatricopeptide repeat-containing protein At3g09040, mitochondrial isoform X4: MAKVVHAHAIKHDISSDGFLASATIDLYAAAGNVPFAQRLFHQLHPRQRHLSAYNSIISMYSRQGLFQNALRCFVSMMRFGQLPDQFTLAIALSVCSKLRNVEFGTLLHSCVIKAGFESNPFCQGALIDLYAKCGFLRHASAIFDAAVHLDNVSWTALISGYVRAGLPQDALQVFDKMQIAGCSPDQVVFVTVLNALVNLGKLDDACKLFRDMHTSNVVAWNAMISGHAKSGHHKEAIEFFLEMRKCGIKSSRSTLASVLSAIASLAALDYGLLVHGEAIKQGLGSSIYVGSSLISMYGKCEMLDAAKQVFDVMSEKNMVTWNAMLGVYAQNGYFNHVMELFLDMTRRTIEPDEFTFTSILSSCACFESLEIGPQVHSVVIKRSFANNLFVNNALVDMYAKAGALKEARKQFERMKTRDNISWNAIIVGYVQEEEETDAFKMFNKMRLHGIVPDEVALASILSACGNVKLLEAGLQFHCLAVKLGLETNLFVGSSLIDMYSKCWSIEDARKIYSNMPEWSVVSMNALISGYALKNIKEAINLFSDMLALGLKPSEITFASLIDACKGSQVNLGLQIHCAIVKRGLLCGSEFLGTSLLGMYMDSQRIADANLLFSEFSNLKSIVMWTALISGYTQNDCCYEAINSYREMRDNSMFPDQATFVSVLRACALLSALQDGKEIHSLIFHTGFDLDELTSSALIDMYAKCGDVKSAVQVFEEMGTKKDVISWNSMIVGFAKNGHAESALKVFNEMAHSCVTPDDVTFLGVLTACSHAGWVSEGRQIFDLMVNCYGIEPRADHYACIVDLLGRWGNLKEAEEFIDKLNVEPNAMIWANLLGACRIHGDDIRGERAAKNLIKLEPDNSSPYVLLSNMYAASGHWNEARSLRRTMIQKEIQKMPGCSWIVVGQKTNSFVAEHRP, translated from the exons ATGGCCAAAGTTGTTCATGCACACGCCATCAAACACGACATTTCCTCTGATGGCTTCCTCGCAAGTGCCACCATCGATCTCTACGCCGCTGCCGGCAATGTCCCTTTCGCTCAGAGGCTCTTCCACCAGCTCCATCCCCGTCAGAGACATTTATCCGCTTATAATTCTATCATTTCCATGTACTCAAGGCAGGGGTTATTCCAAAATGCACTCCGTTGTTTCGTTTCTATGATGCGTTTTGGCCAGTTGCCTGACCAATTCACGCTCGCTATAGCTCTCTCTGTTTGTTCAAAGCTCAGGAATGTTGAATTCGGCACGCTGCTTCACTCCTGCGTGATCAAGGCAGGTTTTGAGTCCAATCCGTTCTGCCAGGGTGCTCTTATCGATCTGTATGCCAAATGTGGCTTTCTCCGCCATGCTAGCGCCATATTTGACGCCGCAGTCCACTTGGACAATGTTTCTTGGACGGCTTTGATTTCGGGTTATGTTCGAGCCGGGCTGCCGCAGGACGCCCTTcaggtgtttgacaaaatgcagATAGCTGGCTGCTCTCCTGACCAGGTGGTTTTTGTGACTGTTCTCAATGCTCTTGTGAATTTGGGTAAGCTGGATGATGCCTGTAAATTGTTCCGAGACATGCACACTAGCAATGTTGTGGCATGGAATGCGATGATCTCTGGTCATGCTAAGAGCGGCCATCATAAGGAGGCCATTGAGTTCTTTCTCGAAATGAGGAAGTGTGGTATAAAGTCCTCAAGGTCCACGCTGGCAAGTGTTCTTAGTGCGATTGCCAGCTTAGCTGCGTTGGATTATGGGTTACTAGTCCATGGAGAGGCTATCAAACAAGGTTTGGGTTCTAGTATATATGTGGGAAGTTCTTTGATCAGTATGTATGGGAAGTGCGAAATGTTAGATGCTGCAAAGCAAGTATTTGATGTCATGTCTGAGAAAAATATGGTCACTTGGAATGCCATGCTGGGAGTTTATGCACAGAATGGTTATTTCAATCATGTAATGGAGCTATTCCTTGATATGACACGACGTACCATTGAACCGGACGAATTTACCTTCACTAGCATTTTGAGTTCATGTGCTTGTTTTGAAAGCTTAGAAATTGGTCCTCAGGTGCATTCAGTTGTTATCAAGAGAAGTTTTGCAAACAATTTATTTGTGAACAATGCATTGGTAGATATGTATGCCAAGGCTGGGGCTTTGAAGGAAGCTAGGAAACAGTTTGAGCGCATGAAAACCCGAGATAACATTTCTTGGAATGCCATTATTGTTGGATACGTGCAGGAAGAAGAGGAAACTGATGCTTTCAAAATGTTCAACAAAATGAGGTTACATGGCATAGTACCTGACGAGGTAGCTTTGGCAAGCATACTTAGCGCTTGTGGAAATGTTAAGCTATTAGAAGCAGGATTGCAGTTCCATTGCCTGGCAGTTAAGTTGGGATTAGAAACAAACCTTTTTGTTGGAAGTTCTCTTATTGACATGTATTCTAAATGCTGGTCCATTGAAGATGCACGAAAAATCTATTCTAACATGCCTGAATGGAGTGTGGTATCCATGAATGCTCTGATTTCAGGATATGCtctgaaaaatataaaagaagcTATTAATCTTTTTAGTGATATGCTGGCATTGGGGCTCAAGCCATCTGAAATTACATTTGCAAGCCTGATAGATGCTTGTAAGGGTTCTCAGGTAAATCTAGGGTTGCAGATCCATTGTGCTATAGTTAAGAGGGGTCTTTTATGTGGTAGTGAGTTCTTAGGTACCTCTTTGTTGGGCATGTATATGGACTCACAAAGGATTGCAGATGCCAACTTACTTTTCTCAGAGTTTTCGAACCTTAAAAGCATTGTTATGTGGACTGCTTTAATTTCTGGGTATACTCAAAATGATTGCTGTTACGAGGCCATAAATTCATACCGAGAAATGCGGGACAACAGTATGTTCCCTGACCAAGCAACATTTGTTTCAGTTCTTCGAGCTTGTGCTCTCTTATCGGCATTGCAAGATGGGAAAGAGATACATTCTCTAATATTCCATACTGGTTTTGACTTGGATGAGTTAACCAGCAGTGCACTCATAGACATGTATGCTAAATGTGGGGATGTAAAAAGTGCTGTGCAAGTTTTTGAAGAAATGGGTACTAAAAAGGATGTGATTTCTTGGAACTCAATGATAGTTGGATTTGCAAAAAATGGTCATGCAGAAAGCGCTCTGAAGGTCTTCAATGAGATGGCTCACTCATGTGTTACACCAGATGATGTCACATTCCTCGGAGTGCTCACTGCTTGCAGCCATGCAGGGTGGGTTTCCGAGGGCCGTCAAATTTTTGATCTCATGGTGAACTGTTATGGCATTGAACCCAGGGCTGATCACTATGCTTGCATTGTGGATCTTCTTGGTCGCTGGGGTAATCTCAAAGAAGCTGAAGAGTTCATCGACAAACTAAATGTCGAACCGAATGCTATGATTTGGGCCAATTTATTGGGAGCTTGCCGAATTCATGGTGATGATATAAGGGGAGAGCGAGCAGCTAAGAACCTTATTAAGTTAGAACCTGACAATTCTTCCCCATATGTATTGCTTTCTAATATGTATGCTGCATCAGGACATTGGAATGAAGCTAGATCTTTGAGGAGAACCATGATACAGAAAGAAATCCAAAAGATGCCTGGGTGTAGCTGGATTGTTGTAGGACAAAAGACAAACTCATTTGTTGCAG AGCACCGCCCGTGA